AtagaagcaaaaataaaaattgcacACAAGACCAAAAAtatgcgaatcatctttcttgcaaTGAAAAATCGGAATGAagcgatttgaaaatatttaagagaatatgaaatgttttggatgaagtAAATGAGTGATGAAAAACACTGTTCATAGCCGTTTGAAAAGggaaaaaattttgaaatttttctttgtgaccgttgggattaaatcgagtgcaccaaaaatcagtatgaaaatatcgtattaaacagtcaatcaaatctatataatttcataaaaattaataaaagtaaaaattatggcaacaaatcatgcgacgactcagccggtcaatgcaaagtaataaataaattatatggcggctcggccgaccaattaacaataaacagaatataaggcgggtCGGTcgaccaataaattaattaaattattaataaataatataggcggtattccggccattttaacatgatataaataatagtaggagcagtataccgaccattatagtagaatataaatgatacaaataaattttaccaaatTAGAGAACGATCGTggtgataacgtgttatgaaaagaaccgaaattttattgtatcgcgaGAGTTTAAATAGGAGCGGAATTTTATATCCGTAGAAATAAATAACACTGAtagaaagagtttattattAAGTGAGAAGAGAAGTGGGAGGGATGATTTTCAAATGATCGAAATCGTTTATATAGTAGGTAAAAAGTAGAATAGTACAGCGGACCCCgcatcttttatattttgatgCCTCCCTTTCTTACTTTCataacaataatttaattttgttttcaatttttttttgtcatccgaCATTTGATTggactaaaataaaaaaaaacttttcaatAACAACGGGCCTAGGCCATGATTATCCCTAAAAAACCCAcaagttgttaaaaaaaaaaaattgaaaagcaaaccaatcgcggaccaccacgtgtcagtgggaccCGCGAACAGTGTAAAAAACTCACTAAGATCGGTtcttaattagtagtttttgtaaccgATCTTTAAGGGTTTTGTAGGGGCCCACGCACTAAGAAACCCACTAAAGACCccggataatcatgctctaagaacgATTACTGAGGGCCAATTTGCATATAGAATATGACAGTATACCGTCTTGACTTAAAACTATGAactttttctacaaaaaaaaagtcaaaaggTATAACCAGAAAGAGTTATCAAAGACATTCACGTAcacaacaaataaattttagagCAGTTGATCCATATACGAGTCTTCTTTAGGCTTGTTAGCTCCACCACTCTGAGTACCACCAGAAAGAAGATTACTAACAATGGAGCTTCCCCAAGAAAGCCAACCCGTTACTCCACCTTGTTGCTTCTCAGCTTCAATCACACTCCTCATTTGCTCTTCCTCAACCATCTCTTCCCATCTCTTCCTCATATACTCTCTCACACCTTCAGCGCCTTGGTTAACCATCTCTTGCGGAGGGAACTCCAACGGGTTCTGGTCCAAGTTcagcttctccagcttctcCAACCTGAAAAACGAGTCCGGCAAGACTCTGATCTGGTTGTTGCTGACATCTAGCTCCTTGAGGTTAGCTAAATCAGAGATGGTGTCGGGTAGCTCAGTCAAGTCGCTGAAGTTGCTGCTCAAGTTCAAGACTTCGAGGCTCGTGAGTCTCCCTATAGCGATCGGAAGGCCGTGGATCTCGTTCATGTGCGCGTCTAGATACCTTAGAGACCGCATCTCGCATATGGAGTTAGGGAAGAAACGGAGTTTGTTCAAATGGATTGATAGCCTTTCCAGGTTGAGTAACCCGTATCCAATGTTTGCAGGGAGAGAAGCCAAGTTGTTGAAGCTCGCGTCTAACTCCACTAGTGACctaattacaaaagaaaaacaactcTCTTCAGCATCAGACTAAAGGAAACAAAACGTATTATAATCACAAAACCTGCACTGAGTTATGCTCTCCGGGAGATAAGTTAGCTTGTTCCCGGATACGTTTAAGACCCTCAGGTTAAGTAACAGTCCGAAAGAGTCGGGAAGAGACTCGAGAAGGTTTGAAGATACATCAAGCTCCTCTAGCTTCTCAAGCCCTGAGATTGTATCAGGTAGTAACTGCAAATGATCAAGATCTCGTCATGTTTAGTTCCATTGTTCACATGAAGCAAGATTCATATAGCTAAATCCAAAACCTAGGCATCGAAAGTTTCGTGCTTTACTAAACAAAACTAAGCAACATTGTTCGAGCAAACAGT
The window above is part of the Brassica napus cultivar Da-Ae chromosome C8, Da-Ae, whole genome shotgun sequence genome. Proteins encoded here:
- the LOC106412547 gene encoding plant intracellular Ras-group-related LRR protein 3, producing MDHDLEIFPLLSYALHHSDPASHAPPSLSIQHSLANRYPLLTNPHVISTLIESIPSTITQTLHVFTSLGPRPDPSSVSSARAKIAQIRETDPSSLSTEDAAKEEQIYVTVVKLEEVHEGYEKQLRDLEEKLSEVYDSAVESLDGGDEVNEEVLEILNGGGVERIDLSDRRLKLLPEALGNNVSLVSLNLSRNDLKLLPDTISGLEKLEELDVSSNLLESLPDSFGLLLNLRVLNVSGNKLTYLPESITQCRSLVELDASFNNLASLPANIGYGLLNLERLSIHLNKLRFFPNSICEMRSLRYLDAHMNEIHGLPIAIGRLTSLEVLNLSSNFSDLTELPDTISDLANLKELDVSNNQIRVLPDSFFRLEKLEKLNLDQNPLEFPPQEMVNQGAEGVREYMRKRWEEMVEEEQMRSVIEAEKQQGGVTGWLSWGSSIVSNLLSGGTQSGGANKPKEDSYMDQLL